The genomic stretch CGGAGCCGAGCGCGGGGTTGTCGACCGCCTCGTCGCGCACAGGAACCTCGACGTGGTGCATGCAGACCCGGCAGAGCGGCAGCCGACGTATTACTGAGCGCCTCCCTTTCCGCGATTCGGAGGCACCAGCGGCGCGGATTACGCCTCGGCGCTGGATCGCTGAGATGCTCCTATAGCTGTCAAGTGGTGCTGGTGGCTGGGGGCGCTGTTCAGGGTCCGGAAGAGTTGCCGGCTGATGTAGCGCTTGAGGCTGCGCATGACCTCGCGATACGTGCGTCCTTCGCGGGTGCGGCGGGTCACGTAGTCGCGGGTGCGGGGGTCGTGGTCCATGCGGACCAGCGCGACTGTGTAGAGCGCTCGGTTGAGGCGTCGGTCGCCGCTGCGGTTGAGCCGGTAGCGGGTGGTGTTGCCTAATGAGGCCGGAAGTGGTGACGCGCCGGCCAGGGCAGCGAACGCGGCTTCGGAGCGGACGCGGCCAGGGTGGGACCAGGCGAGTAGGACGGTGGCGGCGACGACGGTGCCGACACCTGGCAGGGCGAGCATGATTACCGTCCTCCGATTCTGGGCGCAGGTCCGTGCGCTGCCCGTGGCACAAGCGACCGCCGTCGCGCAAGCCGCATCGCGTAGCGAGGCGGCTGGTGGCGGGGGAACAGGAACTCTTGCGATTGCCACCAGAGCCGACACCACGACGATCACGGACGTCGAGCAGAGCGGCGGCTTCCACCCCGCAGACCACGCTCCCGTCTTTCTGATGCTCGGCGTCATCCTGACTGGGCTTGGCGGTGCGATGTCGGTGACTCACCCTCTCACGGCCAACCCTCCAGTCAACATCCTCTTCGGCGAACCCTGCCTGTGGCTCGGCGTGCTGCTGCTCGGCGCGGGTCTGCACCTGTCGCGGAGCCAGCACCTCTCTGCCGGCGCGATCAAGGCCGCATCGCCGGTGGTGTTCGGTGTGGGCCTGATCCTGGCGTTCTGCGCGGCGGCCATCGCACGGTTCGAGCTGATAGGAGCGGCACCGGTGGAGGAACCGATCACCGGACTCCTGCATGCCTATCCCGTCGTCGAGAACACCTTCTTCGTCCTCCTCTACGCCCTGTCCGCCGCAGGTGCGCTCGCCTTTCCGTGGCTCCTCTCGCGTGCCGGTGACCTGGCGTGGACGATCATGAAATGGAGTTGGTCCATCGCCGGATTGGGCTTCCTCATCTTCAGCGCCCTGAACTTCTACACCCATATCGGGATGATGGTGAACCTGACTCGACCTGATGCCGCTTTCCGGTTCTGACCGAAGACGTCCTGTGACTGCCGTATCGGGCGGTGCTTCGCTAAGGCAGCAAGCTGGCCATTGGAACATTCGTGATGACGGGAAACGATGAACCAAAAGCCCGTGCAGGCTGTTCTGCAATTATTCAACCACCGATGGACTCTGGAGATCCTCGCCGCGCTCACGTCCGGGCCACAGAGGTTCAACTCGCTCCAACGTGTGACCGGAAACATCAACGCCAAGACTCACCGGGACGCGCTGCAGCGCCTGGTAAAGGGACAACTCGTACGCCCCCCGTCCGACGGCGACGGAGTCCACTACGCACTGACCACGCTTGGTGAACGAGCACTTCCGGCTCTCAGGGCGTTCGCCGCCGGGCTTTCGCACGCAAAGCCTTCTCGACCACGCCAGCGTGTCTAGCAATTCGGTGCCTGTCGCCATACCGCCTAGTCATCCGGCGGGGAAGTGAGCCGTGTATCTCCGATCTGCCATGGCGTCGCAGGGGCGTCGTCGCGTCGCGTGGTGCGCGT from Micromonospora craniellae encodes the following:
- a CDS encoding DUF981 family protein, with the translated sequence MTVLRFWAQVRALPVAQATAVAQAASRSEAAGGGGTGTLAIATRADTTTITDVEQSGGFHPADHAPVFLMLGVILTGLGGAMSVTHPLTANPPVNILFGEPCLWLGVLLLGAGLHLSRSQHLSAGAIKAASPVVFGVGLILAFCAAAIARFELIGAAPVEEPITGLLHAYPVVENTFFVLLYALSAAGALAFPWLLSRAGDLAWTIMKWSWSIAGLGFLIFSALNFYTHIGMMVNLTRPDAAFRF
- a CDS encoding winged helix-turn-helix transcriptional regulator encodes the protein MNQKPVQAVLQLFNHRWTLEILAALTSGPQRFNSLQRVTGNINAKTHRDALQRLVKGQLVRPPSDGDGVHYALTTLGERALPALRAFAAGLSHAKPSRPRQRV